A stretch of Pseudoprevotella muciniphila DNA encodes these proteins:
- a CDS encoding Fic family protein translates to MDVYRTILQFLHYHPQSTRDEITKGINFENSDATMKRLIATGIQNGDIVVTGKARATHYSLSNKAQLLMPFNLDTYFAVDVDRRQVQTSFNFELISEQLPTIKLFTEEEELLLTNLQAEFRLHVSEMTESEYHKEMERLGIDLSWKSSQIEGNTYSLLETERLLRESKTADGKTKEEAVMLLNHKDALRFILDNPDYLQTLTVSHIEDIHQLLTKELSVDRGIRHRRVGITGTKYHPLDNEFQIREAMSDTCQLINSKSSVFEKALLALVLLSYIQAFSDGNKRTARITSNAILIANGYCPLSFRSVDSYDYKKAMLVFYEQNSFYAIKQIFIEQYEFAVREYF, encoded by the coding sequence ATGGACGTTTACAGAACAATCCTACAGTTTCTTCACTATCATCCGCAATCTACGCGCGATGAAATAACAAAAGGAATCAATTTTGAAAACAGTGATGCTACGATGAAACGCCTTATAGCCACAGGTATTCAGAACGGTGATATCGTAGTTACAGGAAAGGCGCGTGCCACTCATTACAGTCTTTCAAATAAGGCACAACTTCTGATGCCATTCAATTTAGACACCTATTTTGCAGTAGATGTTGACCGGCGACAGGTTCAGACTTCCTTTAATTTTGAACTGATTAGTGAACAACTGCCTACCATTAAACTTTTTACGGAAGAGGAGGAATTACTTCTCACAAACCTTCAAGCAGAGTTCAGACTGCATGTCAGCGAAATGACCGAAAGCGAGTATCACAAGGAGATGGAACGCTTGGGCATCGACCTTAGTTGGAAATCTTCGCAGATCGAGGGAAATACATATTCGTTGCTGGAAACGGAGCGGCTGCTGCGTGAGAGTAAAACGGCAGATGGAAAAACAAAGGAAGAAGCGGTGATGCTACTTAACCACAAGGATGCATTGCGTTTCATTCTCGACAATCCGGACTATTTGCAAACACTCACCGTAAGCCATATTGAGGACATACACCAGTTACTCACTAAGGAACTTTCAGTAGATAGAGGCATACGTCATCGCCGCGTGGGTATAACCGGTACAAAATACCATCCCCTCGATAATGAATTCCAGATTCGCGAAGCGATGAGCGATACCTGCCAGTTGATAAACAGTAAGAGCAGTGTTTTCGAAAAAGCACTACTCGCATTAGTCCTTTTGTCGTATATACAGGCATTCTCAGATGGCAACAAACGTACTGCACGTATCACTTCTAACGCCATCCTCATTGCCAATGGTTATTGCCCATTGAGTTTCCGTTCTGTAGATTCCTATGACTACAAAAAAGCAATGCTTGTTTTCTATGAACAGAATAGTTTCTACGCAATCAAGCAGATTTTTATAGAACAGTATGAGTTTGCAGTGAGAGAGTATTTCTGA
- a CDS encoding agmatine deiminase family protein, which translates to MARFTFLSRTPDRDYDIEQFLTNDETAEIRRSRRILPAEWQFQCGVQITWPHSETDWAPVLPDITKTYLRLAFEIATREKLLIVTPNVSELQALLEKQLPKRAIDNIVLFECPTNDTWARDHGFITIIGETNFECLDYCFNGWGGKFESEKDNAINALLSQSGLIKGKYVDCLDFVLEGGSIESDGKGTLLTTTSCLLGKNRNGNNKSTIEERLTSDLGVRRILWLNHGKLEGDDTDGHIDTIARFCPGDTIAYVRCDDPDDSHYDDFKAMEEELQQFTTENGTPYNLVPLPFPDAIFGDDGHRLPATYANFLILNDSILLPTYNQPINDNKAMQTLQRIFPKFGIIPIDSTILIQQHGSIHCATMQFPRGSLNI; encoded by the coding sequence ATGGCACGATTTACATTTCTATCCAGGACACCAGACCGTGATTATGACATTGAGCAGTTTCTGACAAATGACGAGACTGCTGAAATCAGGCGGAGCCGTCGCATCCTGCCTGCAGAATGGCAATTTCAATGCGGTGTTCAGATCACTTGGCCACATTCGGAAACCGACTGGGCACCTGTTTTGCCAGACATCACTAAAACATATTTACGTCTGGCCTTTGAGATTGCCACTCGTGAGAAATTGCTCATTGTTACTCCAAACGTATCTGAATTGCAGGCTCTGCTGGAAAAACAACTGCCAAAACGCGCCATAGACAACATCGTCCTCTTCGAATGCCCTACAAACGACACATGGGCTCGCGACCACGGCTTTATTACCATAATCGGAGAGACGAACTTTGAATGTCTCGACTATTGCTTTAACGGTTGGGGCGGCAAATTTGAAAGCGAGAAAGATAATGCCATCAATGCCCTCCTCTCGCAATCCGGACTGATTAAGGGCAAATATGTTGATTGTCTTGACTTTGTGCTTGAAGGCGGTAGCATCGAAAGCGACGGTAAAGGAACTTTGCTTACCACTACAAGTTGCTTACTCGGCAAAAATCGTAACGGGAATAATAAAAGCACCATCGAAGAACGTCTGACATCTGATCTTGGTGTCAGGCGTATCCTCTGGTTGAACCATGGAAAACTTGAAGGTGATGACACAGACGGGCATATTGATACCATTGCCCGTTTCTGTCCTGGCGACACCATTGCATACGTGCGTTGTGATGACCCTGACGATAGCCATTATGATGATTTCAAAGCCATGGAAGAAGAGTTGCAACAATTTACCACCGAAAATGGTACACCATACAATCTCGTACCTCTACCCTTCCCCGATGCCATATTTGGAGATGATGGGCACAGGCTTCCCGCAACCTATGCAAATTTCCTGATACTCAACGACTCTATCCTTTTGCCTACATACAATCAGCCGATAAACGACAACAAGGCCATGCAAACGTTGCAAAGGATATTCCCAAAATTTGGCATCATTCCCATTGACTCCACGATTTTAATTCAGCAACATGGCTCAATCCACTGTGCAACAATGCAGTTTCCACGTGGAAGCCTGAACATTTGA
- a CDS encoding NPCBM/NEW2 domain-containing protein: MKRFLIALFAILSSSVVAQNVITPPTTEEGFKVIELSKMDLSKTTCGWSTPKANKSIEGHPITIAGKTYASGVGTHATGRINLKLNGSAMRFKAQLGIDDEVVPNKGNVKYTIKGIGENGLSSVLAEGTIVSGGLTQNIDVDVNGYKYLIIDLDENGENSYDHVDVANAYFTWDDDEGAASPPYIVSNDEIGSPLACATIVFSQPGVRFMHKIRASQPNALVSVSDLPKGLKWNSERNLVEGCVKKAGVYTYHALVENDGVTQKVPVTLTVSKDLQQPVPFMGWLSWNVWEEAIDEKIMLETAHAAKRYGLDKLGYKYLCLDDWWHCCKERPADGFPEWDQAKFPNGMRYLTDTLHALGFKAGIYSDAAAHTCAGAFASYGYEKIDAKAYADWGFDLLKYDYCGAPPAAEEAQRRYTAMGNALKESGRNILFYMCEWGPREPWKWGAETGATCWRCTYDSRDYWDWGSKANGGHIGVIQGVDVMKHLWAYSGVNRFNDADMMMIGLHGTGRSSSYDAANYPTGRAGMTQEEYQSQFSLWAMYASPLTLSFDIRNISDDDLRIISNKEMIAINQDRMGQAAELVSDTIISGQQVEVYVKDLENGDMAVAVFNRGESTIHYTFYPQQAYLNGKKPYKFHDVWGISQDKMVGAEGYNMQVLPHQTRVFRVSRK; the protein is encoded by the coding sequence ATGAAACGTTTTCTCATAGCACTCTTTGCCATCCTGTCCTCTTCTGTGGTAGCACAAAATGTGATAACACCGCCAACAACGGAAGAAGGCTTCAAAGTCATCGAACTCAGTAAGATGGACCTCAGCAAGACCACATGTGGATGGAGCACTCCAAAAGCCAACAAGAGTATTGAAGGTCACCCTATCACAATCGCTGGCAAAACGTATGCCTCTGGTGTGGGTACACATGCCACAGGGCGCATAAATTTAAAACTCAACGGTAGCGCCATGCGCTTCAAGGCACAACTCGGCATAGACGACGAAGTGGTGCCAAATAAGGGCAACGTGAAATACACCATTAAAGGTATCGGCGAGAATGGTCTGTCCAGTGTTTTGGCAGAAGGGACTATCGTTTCAGGTGGTCTGACTCAAAATATTGACGTTGACGTCAACGGCTACAAATACCTCATTATCGATTTAGATGAAAATGGCGAGAACAGTTATGACCACGTTGATGTGGCTAATGCTTACTTCACTTGGGATGACGATGAAGGTGCTGCCTCTCCTCCTTACATAGTCAGCAATGACGAGATTGGCTCACCCTTGGCTTGCGCCACGATTGTGTTCTCTCAACCTGGAGTCCGTTTCATGCACAAAATCCGCGCATCGCAACCCAATGCCCTGGTAAGTGTCAGCGACCTCCCAAAAGGGCTGAAATGGAACTCCGAGCGGAATCTTGTAGAGGGATGTGTCAAGAAAGCCGGTGTTTATACCTACCATGCCTTGGTGGAAAACGATGGTGTAACGCAAAAGGTGCCTGTCACACTCACTGTCAGCAAAGACCTTCAGCAACCAGTGCCGTTCATGGGTTGGCTATCGTGGAACGTATGGGAAGAAGCAATCGATGAAAAAATCATGCTTGAGACCGCCCACGCTGCCAAGCGCTATGGATTAGACAAACTCGGCTATAAATACCTCTGTCTCGACGACTGGTGGCATTGCTGCAAAGAGCGGCCTGCCGATGGATTTCCTGAATGGGATCAGGCAAAATTCCCCAACGGTATGCGGTATCTCACAGATACACTTCATGCCTTAGGTTTCAAGGCTGGCATTTATTCAGATGCTGCAGCCCACACCTGTGCCGGTGCTTTCGCTTCATACGGCTACGAGAAGATTGACGCCAAGGCTTACGCCGACTGGGGATTCGACCTCCTTAAATACGACTATTGTGGTGCTCCGCCTGCAGCCGAAGAAGCACAACGGCGCTACACTGCCATGGGCAATGCCCTGAAGGAAAGCGGCAGGAACATACTTTTCTATATGTGCGAATGGGGACCACGCGAGCCCTGGAAATGGGGAGCAGAAACAGGTGCAACATGCTGGCGATGCACCTACGACAGTCGCGACTATTGGGATTGGGGCAGCAAAGCCAATGGTGGACACATCGGCGTTATTCAAGGGGTTGACGTCATGAAGCATCTTTGGGCATATTCTGGTGTGAACCGCTTCAACGATGCGGACATGATGATGATAGGACTTCACGGCACAGGGCGTTCGTCGAGTTATGATGCTGCCAACTATCCCACCGGACGCGCAGGCATGACACAGGAAGAATACCAAAGCCAGTTCTCGCTTTGGGCGATGTATGCCTCGCCGCTGACCCTTTCGTTCGACATCCGTAACATCAGCGACGACGACCTGCGCATCATCAGCAACAAGGAAATGATAGCCATCAATCAGGACCGTATGGGACAGGCTGCCGAACTCGTGAGTGATACCATCATCAGCGGTCAGCAGGTAGAGGTGTATGTGAAAGACCTTGAGAACGGCGACATGGCTGTGGCTGTGTTCAATCGCGGAGAGAGCACCATCCACTACACGTTCTATCCCCAACAAGCCTACCTCAACGGCAAAAAGCCATACAAGTTCCATGATGTTTGGGGCATTTCGCAAGACAAGATGGTAGGTGCAGAAGGCTACAACATGCAAGTGCTTCCCCATCAGACCCGCGTATTCCGAGTATCGCGGAAGTAG
- a CDS encoding leucine-rich repeat protein, with amino-acid sequence MKRVFLISNYILFGLIAIYSQRVEILKLSTDNIAIGNAPNVKTYKVHGVFNANETIHWNAEKQSMKIKILDGKNKRHITDITKKDFEKLSINTVAKYMSRPNEKSRKNTSIVHGSWKDIEEVSENSDSVFPEKRFALVIGNSNYEHLKRLDNPKNDVDSVTDKLCSLDFDVLPAYDADYKQFNNLINILSEKKDYDVVLVYYSGHGIRHNNKQYLIPIDAEIKDPSDLENNCFTLYQLYTNLGILKEAKARIVFIDACRTETPWQKEGDSEEEAEQDNPIAVIYSTSKNKKAFDGKSGGNSPFAKAFIQEIGNPSESLAKTIGNINEILQQNTNGIQSVSDHGSAIITKFTFVAVEKGGISLITNMDVIRNVAEGRINAEQLGFDAQKFLGYSNVDISTSVTSILDYGFKDCDELYSISIPKTVTKIGKNVFEGCEGLSEIIISPDNPKYDSRDSCNAVIENETNTIIAGCKETIIPNSVTSIGKSAFKGCSGLTSITIPNSVTSIGNHAFNDCSNLTSVTIPNSVTSIGDEAFYNCSGLTSVAIPNSVTSIGSNAFYNCTGLTSVTIPNSVTIIENGVFGGCSSLTSVTIPNSVTSIGEWAFMSCTGLTSVNIPNSVTSIGEWAFNDCSNLTSVTIPNSVTSIGDKAFKGCSGLTSVTIPNSVTSIGEWAFNGCTGLTSVTIPNSVTSIGEWAFEGCTGLTSVTIPNSVTSIGDNAFEDCSNLTSVTIPKSVKEIGSGAFNNTPWFNKQEDGLVYVGNVAYKYKGEMLEGATINIKEGTTSIADYAFKGCSGLTSITIPNSVTSIGNHAFNDCSNLTSVTIPNSVTSIGEWAFEGCSGLTSVTIPNSVTSIGDGAFWGCSGLNSIIIPNSVTSIGKSAFSGCTDLVYVTIPASVKQIGSGALKGTSWYDMQPDGLIYVGNVAYKYKGEMPEGTTINLKEGTASIADEAFYGCSGLTSVTIPNSVTSIGEWAFEGCSGLTSVTIPNSVTSIGEWAFKGCSGLTSITIPNSVSIIENGVFGGCSGLTSVTIPNSVTSIGYCAFEDCSNLTSVTIPNSVTTIGQEAFSGCNKLKSISLPNSVEYIEFAALGYNLENMYIKRETPCNIVWMLPDLSIWRVSSCTLHVPKGCKEAYENEEPWCDFKEIVDDL; translated from the coding sequence ATGAAACGTGTCTTTCTCATATCAAATTACATACTCTTTGGTTTGATAGCAATCTATAGTCAACGAGTAGAAATATTGAAACTTAGCACAGATAACATTGCGATTGGCAACGCGCCTAATGTAAAGACATATAAAGTGCATGGAGTATTCAATGCGAATGAGACAATCCACTGGAATGCCGAAAAACAAAGCATGAAGATTAAGATTTTAGACGGAAAAAATAAACGGCATATTACAGACATTACGAAGAAAGATTTTGAAAAATTAAGTATCAATACCGTTGCAAAATATATGAGTAGGCCAAATGAGAAGAGTAGAAAAAACACATCTATTGTACACGGATCTTGGAAAGATATAGAGGAAGTTTCTGAAAATTCAGATTCTGTTTTTCCTGAAAAACGTTTCGCCTTGGTAATTGGAAATTCCAATTATGAACATCTGAAACGACTTGACAACCCGAAGAATGATGTGGATAGTGTTACCGACAAACTTTGTTCTTTGGATTTCGACGTACTTCCTGCATACGATGCAGATTATAAACAATTTAACAATCTTATCAACATATTAAGTGAGAAAAAGGATTATGACGTTGTGCTTGTTTATTATTCAGGACACGGCATACGACATAATAACAAGCAATATCTCATACCAATTGATGCAGAAATCAAGGATCCCTCAGATTTAGAAAATAATTGCTTCACCCTTTATCAATTATACACTAATCTTGGAATTTTGAAAGAAGCAAAGGCAAGAATAGTATTTATTGATGCGTGTCGAACAGAAACGCCCTGGCAAAAAGAAGGAGACAGCGAAGAAGAGGCAGAGCAAGATAACCCAATTGCTGTTATTTATTCCACATCAAAAAATAAAAAAGCTTTCGATGGTAAATCTGGAGGGAATAGTCCTTTTGCTAAAGCTTTTATTCAAGAAATAGGAAATCCATCTGAAAGCCTCGCTAAAACTATTGGAAATATCAATGAGATATTACAACAGAACACAAATGGAATTCAAAGCGTCAGTGACCACGGAAGCGCTATTATCACTAAATTCACATTTGTTGCTGTGGAGAAGGGGGGGATAAGTCTAATAACTAATATGGATGTTATTAGAAATGTTGCAGAAGGTAGGATAAATGCTGAGCAATTGGGGTTTGATGCACAGAAATTTTTAGGTTATAGCAATGTTGATATTTCCACTTCTGTAACGTCCATTCTTGATTATGGTTTTAAGGATTGTGACGAACTATACAGTATATCCATCCCAAAAACTGTAACAAAAATTGGTAAAAATGTTTTTGAAGGTTGTGAAGGACTTTCAGAAATTATAATTTCTCCAGACAACCCTAAATATGATAGTCGTGATAGTTGCAATGCTGTCATTGAAAACGAAACTAATACGATTATTGCAGGTTGTAAAGAAACAATTATTCCCAATAGCGTAACTAGCATCGGAAAGTCTGCTTTCAAAGGTTGCTCAGGTTTGACATCTATAACCATCCCCAACTCCGTTACGAGCATAGGAAATCATGCTTTCAATGATTGCTCCAACCTGACATCTGTAACCATACCCAACTCCGTTACGAGCATTGGAGATGAGGCTTTCTATAATTGCTCTGGCCTGACCTCAGTAGCCATCCCCAACTCTGTCACGAGCATTGGAAGTAATGCTTTCTATAATTGCACAGGTCTGACATCAGTAACCATCCCCAACTCCGTTACGATCATAGAAAATGGTGTTTTCGGGGGTTGCTCAAGCCTGACATCCGTAACCATCCCCAACTCCGTTACGAGCATTGGAGAGTGGGCTTTCATGAGTTGCACAGGTCTGACATCAGTAAACATACCCAACTCCGTTACGAGCATAGGAGAGTGGGCTTTCAATGATTGCTCCAACCTGACATCTGTAACCATCCCCAACTCCGTCACGAGCATTGGAGATAAAGCTTTCAAGGGTTGCTCAGGCCTGACATCTGTAACCATACCCAACTCCGTTACGAGCATTGGAGAGTGGGCTTTCAATGGTTGCACAGGTCTGACATCTGTAACCATACCCAACTCCGTTACGAGCATCGGAGAGTGGGCTTTCGAGGGTTGCACTGGCCTGACATCGGTAACAATCCCCAACTCCGTCACGAGCATTGGAGATAATGCTTTCGAGGATTGCTCCAACCTGACATCTGTAACCATACCCAAATCAGTCAAAGAAATAGGATCTGGTGCGTTCAATAATACTCCATGGTTTAACAAGCAAGAAGACGGATTGGTATATGTTGGCAACGTTGCATATAAATATAAGGGAGAAATGCTTGAAGGAGCTACTATTAATATTAAAGAAGGTACGACTAGTATTGCAGATTATGCTTTCAAAGGTTGCTCAGGTTTGACATCTATAACCATCCCAAACTCCGTTACGAGCATAGGAAATCATGCTTTCAATGATTGCTCCAACCTGACATCAGTAACCATACCCAACTCCGTTACGAGCATTGGAGAGTGGGCTTTCGAGGGTTGCTCAGGCCTGACATCTGTAACCATACCCAACTCCGTTACGAGCATTGGAGATGGGGCTTTCTGGGGTTGCTCAGGCCTGAATTCTATAATCATCCCCAACTCCGTTACGAGCATAGGAAAAAGTGCTTTCTCAGGTTGCACAGATTTGGTGTATGTAACCATACCTGCGTCTGTTAAACAAATAGGAAGTGGTGCTTTAAAAGGAACTTCTTGGTATGACATGCAGCCTGATGGGTTAATTTATGTTGGCAACGTTGCATATAAATATAAGGGAGAAATGCCTGAAGGAACTACTATTAATCTTAAAGAAGGTACGGCATCTATTGCTGATGAGGCTTTCTATGGTTGCTCAGGCCTGACATCAGTAACCATACCCAACTCCGTTACGAGCATTGGAGAGTGGGCTTTCGAGGGTTGCTCAGGCCTGACATCTGTAACCATACCCAACTCCGTTACGAGCATAGGAGAGTGGGCTTTCAAAGGTTGCTCAGGTTTGACATCTATAACCATCCCCAACTCCGTCTCGATCATAGAAAATGGAGTTTTCGGGGGTTGCTCAGGCCTGACATCCGTAACCATCCCCAACTCCGTTACGAGCATTGGATATTGTGCTTTCGAGGATTGCTCCAACCTGACATCTGTAACCATCCCCAACTCCGTTACGACCATAGGACAAGAAGCTTTCAGTGGTTGCAATAAACTAAAAAGCATTAGTCTTCCTAATTCTGTGGAATATATTGAGTTTGCTGCGCTTGGTTATAATTTAGAGAACATGTATATAAAACGTGAAACACCATGTAATATTGTGTGGATGCTACCTGACCTATCTATATGGCGCGTTTCATCATGCACCCTCCACGTTCCCAAAGGTTGCAAGGAAGCCTACGAAAATGAAGAGCCTTGGTGCGATTTCAAGGAGATTGTAGATGACCTATAA
- a CDS encoding carbon-nitrogen hydrolase: protein MKVSLIQMSCVTDVAQNHLKLKSKISDAKKQGAELVVLQELHDTPYFCQAENVDNFDLAVSIPGAETDFYSGIAKDNGIVLVTSLFERRAAGLYHNTAVVFDTDGSIAGQYRKMHIPDDPAYYEKFYFTPGDLGFQPIQTSIGKLGVQVCWDQWYPEGARLMALRGADLLIYPTAIGYAAEDSAEEQQRQRNAWQLVQRGHAVANGLPVITVNRTGFEPDPSGQTAGIRFWGSSFVCGPQGEILAEAPEGEDTILTVEISLKRSEQVRRWWPFLRDRRIDKYNDILNRFND, encoded by the coding sequence ATGAAAGTATCCCTCATACAGATGTCATGCGTTACAGATGTTGCACAAAACCATCTGAAACTCAAATCAAAAATAAGCGACGCCAAGAAACAGGGCGCAGAATTGGTTGTTCTTCAGGAACTACACGACACACCCTATTTCTGCCAGGCTGAAAATGTTGATAATTTCGACCTTGCTGTTTCTATACCTGGTGCAGAAACCGATTTTTATAGCGGTATAGCGAAGGATAACGGCATCGTTTTAGTTACGTCATTATTTGAACGTCGCGCTGCAGGATTATATCACAACACAGCAGTAGTATTTGACACCGACGGCAGTATTGCAGGTCAATACCGCAAGATGCATATTCCAGACGACCCTGCATACTACGAAAAATTCTACTTCACACCCGGCGACCTTGGTTTTCAACCCATACAGACAAGTATAGGAAAACTTGGTGTACAGGTATGCTGGGACCAATGGTATCCCGAAGGAGCACGCCTCATGGCACTCCGTGGTGCAGATCTGCTGATTTATCCCACCGCCATTGGCTATGCTGCGGAAGACAGTGCAGAAGAGCAGCAGCGACAGCGCAATGCCTGGCAACTCGTGCAACGCGGTCATGCCGTAGCGAATGGTCTTCCAGTCATCACTGTGAACCGCACTGGTTTCGAACCCGACCCAAGCGGTCAGACCGCGGGCATCCGTTTCTGGGGCAGCAGTTTTGTTTGCGGACCGCAGGGTGAAATACTTGCTGAAGCGCCTGAAGGCGAAGATACCATCCTGACTGTAGAGATTTCGCTCAAGAGGTCAGAGCAAGTGCGTCGTTGGTGGCCTTTCCTCCGCGACCGACGAATAGATAAATACAACGACATACTTAATAGATTCAACGATTAA